A single region of the Palaemon carinicauda isolate YSFRI2023 chromosome 17, ASM3689809v2, whole genome shotgun sequence genome encodes:
- the LOC137656262 gene encoding putative CENPB DNA-binding domain-containing protein 1, protein MGPKKFSFGMSSSSGEKREWAMLSLEVKQEIIEKHEHGVRVSDLAKQYGRNMSTISMITKQKAAIEAVKPSKWITIISNCSSPILEEMEPLLLIWMKDKEIVGDTITETIIC, encoded by the coding sequence atgggtcctaagaagttTAGTTTCGGTATGAGTAGTAGTAGTGGAGAGAAAAGGGAGtgggcaatgctttcattagaagtgaaacaagaaattatagaaaaacatgagcacggagtgcgtgtgagtgatctggctaaacaatatggccggaatatgtctacgatctcaatGATCaccaagcagaaggcagccattgaaGCAGTCAAACCTTCAAagtggatcaccattatttcaaattgTAGTAGTCCtatcctggaagagatggaaccccttttgttgatatggatgaaggacaaagagattgttggtgaTACTATCACTGAAACTATCATTTGTTAG
- the LOC137656263 gene encoding putative CENPB DNA-binding domain-containing protein 1: MGRKKFSFGMGSSSGEKREWAMLSLEVKQEIIEKHEHGVRVSDLAKQNGRNMSTISMITKQKAAIEAVKPSKWITIISNCSSPILEEMEPLLLIWMKDKEIVGDTITETIIC; this comes from the coding sequence ATGGGTCGTAAGAAGTTTAGTTTCGGTATGGGTAGTAGTAGTGGAGAGAAAAGGGAGtgggcaatgctttcattagaagtgaaacaagaaattatagaaaaacatgagcacggagtgcgtgtgagtgatctggctaaacaaaatggccggaatatgtctacgatctcaatGATCaccaagcagaaggcagccattgaaGCAGTCAAACCTTCAAagtggatcaccattatttcaaattgTAGTAGTCCtatcctggaagagatggaaccccttttgttgatatggatgaaggacaaagagattgttggtgaTACTATCACTGAAACTATCATTTGTTAG